The stretch of DNA GGGAGGTTCAATACTATCTCGGGGTACAAATATACAAGGCTGACCGTGCACCAATATTGACGACCTTGACCGCTAAAAAGCACTTTCTCAATTCATTAACGCAGTTTTTCATTTCGGATTCGGGATTTCTAATGAAATTAAAGTAGTCTCCTCCTTCAAGCCATTCGATTATCGTCGTCAATAGAGATGTTTTTTGATTATAGTCAAAAATGAGAACCTTTGATTTTGTCACCCTCTGCATTTCAGCATACATAAGACTTCTATCGCTCGCTTTCATTCCATGAGCGACATATGAAGCAATTGAAAGATCGAAGGAATTATCATCAAAGGCCAGTTTTTCCAGAATATTTGCATGTACAAAGTGGACAGTCCTGTTTTCGGGTTTCTTCCTAGCGATATTCAACATTTTTTCTGCCGGATCAATCCCGGTTACCAGGAACCCTTTTCTATTTAAAACCGCACATAACGCCCCCGTTCCACATCCAACATCAAGCAGTATTTTAAATGACATCAAGTCTAGTTCTTTTTCGGCGATTTCCAACATCTTTGAAAATCCCTTTTTCTGATATTCGTAGAACAAGTTATAAATTGGTGCTATTGTATTAAATAGAAATTCGCTTTTCCTTTCTTTCATAAATAAGCACCCTCTTTTTTTTGATTTAAATTTAGTCACGGTAGAGCTTAGCAACCTGATCCAGATTCCTTGGTCTTTTAATTATCAGTGTCGGATTTTTCTCATAGATGTTTAGCAGTTTTTCAACATTTGTAGAATCACCAAGTACATGGGCCCAGGCAAACTTCTAACCGGCAGAAAGAAAAGGTCATAGGTTTTGTAAATAACATTAAAGCCTATAGCTTTTGAACGAGTTCCATACCGCATTGATTGCTGGCAGATGAAAATATGATATTTCCGGCATTGTCGGTTAATTCAATTGAGACCTTGCCCGCTAATAATTACTGAGAAAGGTTCGTCTTCATTGGCAAATTCGCCGATTGGGTAGTTTATATTATATGATTCCATTCCGGTGTTTTTGCTTTGATGGATGCACTGTATAAAGCAGTGCGAAGTCTTTTTGTTGTAGCTGACACCGGGAATGAAGCTGACGGTGTTTTTTCCATCGGCTGTAACAAGCTTGTAGTACCAGCCTTCAAAATAATTTTTGTTGTAAAATTTCTTTTGAAATACTTCGGGATGCAAGTGTTTGTTCATAGAAAGACCTTTTTTTTATGACTTATTTTAACTATACATCAAAGCAATAATGGCAACAAGCATATGCCATAAAAACAAGGGCGGCATGAAGTAGGTCAAGGGTATTTGTAGAGAGCTCCATCAAGTATGGTATAATAAATGCCAATCATTCAGAAAGATAGGAGTATATAGATATGAAAAAGGCAATAGCAAGACGTAAATCTGAAAGAAGCTACAATGGCCATCCGCTGACGGAAGAAGACGAAAAGAAGCTGATGGACTATATTGGTGAAGATAAAAATTTGATAGGTATCAATGGCAACAAAATCAACATATATTTTGTAAGGACCATTGGAAGCAATTCCGGCAGAATAGGAACCTATGGAGTGGTAAAGAAGGCCCCTGGCTATATAGCAGCCGTGTGCGCGAACAATCAAGAGGCAATGATCGATTGTGGCTATGTTTTTGAGAAAATGGTTTTGTATCTTGAAACAATAGGTGTAAGCACATGCTGGCTCGGAGGGACATTCAAAAGGAGTCAAATAAAGGTTCCGGTGGGTGAAGGGGAAATTATCCCAATAATATCGCCTGTCGGGTATTCTGCTGAAAGGAAGACCGTTACGGATAAAACATTCAGAAGGTTTGCGAAATCAGACAGCCGGCTTGACTTTGACGAATTGTTTTTTTACGGGGATTTTGGGTACCGCATTCCCGAAGGCCAAATCAGGAATGCTCTGGAATGTTTAAGGCTGGCTCCCAGCGCTTCAAATAAACAACCATGGCGCGTTCTGCTTGGTGAGGACGATACGGCACATTTCTATATTGAAAGAACGCCGAATTATGGGACGGGTAGGCTGAAGTACGATATCCAAATGGTTGATATGGGGATTGCGCTAAGCCATTATGAAATATGCAAAGGATCGGTGGAATTTTTCAAGGAACAGCCTGGCTTGCAGATGCTAAGCGAATACAGTTCATATATCATAAGTGTTAAATAGTCTTGAGGATAATATTTCGACGAGTTTTTCATTTGAGTTTAAGCCATTGCTGATTGCGGGGAGGACGTTGAGTAATGAATCAATTCAGGTTGCTATGCATGGGTGACAGCCTTACCGAAGGCTATAATATAGATAAAAAGGATTGCTGGGTGAGACTGCTGAAAGAAAGAGAAGGTTGGGAAACGTCTAATGCAGGAATAAGTGGAGACATGACAGCCGGAATGCTGGCGAGACTGCCGCTTGCATTGGAAAAGAAAGAATATACACATGTCTTCATCATGGGAGGCACCAATGATGTTGAGTTTGGGCTTGCGCCAAATCTTATTATTTCAAATATAAAATCCATGATGCGGCAATTGAGATACAGAGGAATCCATTATACAATTGGTATTCCGATTCCGTTTAATGATGTGAATTCAACATTGACGCGTTTTCAATATGTTGACGACGGACCGACGTATCGGAGAAAACTTGATGAATATTGTGAAGAGTTGAAGTCTTTTCTTGTTGAGGATGAAACGGATTTCATCGATTTCAGGGATTATTTCAGAGATGGAATCGGACAGACTTCATCGGGCTTGTTTCTTGAGGATGGTGTACACCCGAATATTGAAGGGCATGAAACAATCTATAACCTAGTGCTTGATCACTATTCTAAACTTAAATAACATGAATCTCAGTTGATGCACGTTTCGGTTTTTGTTATCTAATCATTGTGAAAGGAGATATCTATGCGTTTTTTCTTAGGAGCTATAGTGATTGCGATAGGATTGTTCTTTTTTCTTTGTGCGAGTATGAAAAGCGATTTTTTCATCTATCAGATGTTTGTTGCACGTGCAAGAATCAAATGGAAGGACAAGGTGTATTTGTTTCATAAAGTGATTGGTATTATTATAATTAATTTTGGATTGCTCATAGCAATGAAGTTTTTCTAAAGAGCGAATCTTTATTTATAATATGCAATTTTCAAGGGAAGCCCATGGGCTTCCCTTGTTTTATCTTCCTTAACCTATTTCTATTTCTTGAAAAATGTTTTAAGGGAAATGAAAGCTTATTAGCATTATACTGAATTACGAGATGGCTATTTTGACAGTCTTTCCACTTGCTTTTGAAAAGAAAGCAGATGGCTATCGGAACCACTCTTTAATGCTGAGAATACTTCGTACACATTTTCCGGCAAGTCATAAGTCAAGAAAAGCTCATACATTGCAATATTATCTATTTCGGCCTGAACGCCGGTCTTTGCAGCTTCAAGTAAATCAGTGGGTATAACTACATGATCGGCAGAGGAGTCATTCGGGAATTCGAGATCATATGAAAAATAAATTTCTTTTAAATAGGCAAGATGTGTTTCTTCGGCAAGAATGATATTTTCATAGGGCTTTTGGCTACCGAATTTGTTTATTATGGCTGAATATTCTCCGTGGGCCAGGTATTCATCTTCAACAGCATACATAAGCATATCATAGACACTCAGGTTTTTATCGGCAATTGCGCCCTTTGCCCCATATCCTTCAAGTGTTAAGGCTTTATCTGAGGCAGTTAAAGAATCAGGGTTCATATCGACATTATGGTCGACAGGCTGACTGGTTGCCGGTTCTTGCCCTGTGGTTTCATTAACCGGTGGACCGGCTTCTTCAGCAGGTTCATTGATTGTATTGCAAGCCGACATTAAAAATATGCTGCTAATCAATAGAATGAAAATCAGCATCCCTATGGTGATACGATGATTATTTTTTGATTGATATTTAGTTGCTTGCATAATTTACCCTCCTTAGGAATTTAAGCAATTGGCATAATCTGGAAATGTGACAAAATCATATTGGTCTCTAATATATCCAAAACTGGGGAGAAATCGAGTAAATAATAAGGGACAGATGTTTTGAATTCTAAAACTACATCGGGGCAACTCTATCTCTTAGTATGATCAAGATATATGCTAAATAATACCCAGTTTTGAGGAAGTTAATACTTTTTTTCAATAAAGGAAGGGGTATGGGAGGAATTAAGTGAATGATTGCTATCGTAATCATTGTGTATAAGGATGATTTGATTTATTATGAAATTAACACAAATGTGAAAACTGATAATATAAGAATACTTGGAGGAAAAGTAATGAATTTGAAAAAAACTGATATATATTTCGAGAATACGTTTACCGGAAAACTTGTTGTTCCGAATGGAGAGATTCCAATAGGCAGTAGTGCTGGAACGGTAGGTCCTTACGATATGCTTATCGGCGCGTTGGCAGGGTGTCTGTACTCCACTTTTCTCGACGTTGTGGAAAAAAAGAAGGGATTTTTCGATACAGCCGAATTTCATATCGATTGGGAGAAAAGAACGGAGATACCCAAAACTCTTAAAATGGTAAAAATAACCTTGATTATAAAAGGTGCGGAAGAGAAAGACAAGCCCGGAATGGAAAAGGCGGCTGAGCTAGCTGCGAAATACTGCTCCATATACCAAACGATTTCATGTGTTGCCGATATGTCTGTTGAAGTCGTGTTTGAATAATTCCGGCATATCCATTTTGACAGGCTTGGCAATAATTTATAATAATGTTTTATATGGGCGGCCTGAAAGGGCCGCCTTGTTTTGGGTATATGCCTAAAATCTTGGAAAAAGATGTGTTTGGTTTTAAAATAAGGGTAGGAATAATATAGACAATAACTATTAGGGAATCAAATAGGATAGTTATTACAAATAAGGAGGTGAATAGATGCCTAAGGAATTCAAGGCGGGTTGTCAAAGACCAGAAATAAAAACGCCAATGGTACAAGCAGCAGCCGAGGAAATACAAACACATAAAAAGGAGGAGATACATATGGTAAAAGTGGGAAAACCGGCGCCGGATTTTACAGCGCCTGCATATTACCAGGGAAAATTTGTGACAGTTGATTTGTCTGAATATAGAGGTAAATGGGTAGTTTTATGCTTCTATCCGGGAGATTTTACATTCGTCTGAGCTACCGAAGTTTCGGCAGTTGCCGAAAAATTTGAAGAGTTCCAAAAGCTTGGAGTAGAAGTGCTTTCAGTAAGCGTGGACAGTGTGTTTGTTCATAAAATGTGGAATGATAATGAATTGTCCAAGATGATAGACAAGGACATCCCCTTCCCGATGATTTCGGATGCAGGAGGGAAAATCGGAACCATGTATGGCATCTATGACGAGGATAGCGGAGTTGAAGCAAGAGGAAGATTCCTTATCGATCCAGATGGAATAGTGCAGGCTTTTGAAGTACTTACGCCGCCGGTTGGAAGAAATGTCAGTGAAACTATAAGGCAAGTACAGGCGTTCCAACTTGTTAGAGCTTCCAAGGGTACAGAAGCGACTCCTTCGGGCTGGAAACCGGGCAAAAAAGTTTTGAAACCGAATCCTGATCTAGTAGGAAACGTATGGAAGGAATGGAAAGTCAGCGAGGCTTTTGACGACTAGAAATATTATTTATATATTGTGAAACGGGCGGGGATTTCTTCGCTCGTTTTTCTTTTGGAGAGGATTTGGCAAATCCGGCAAAAAAAAACATATGATATCTGCCTGCTGGAGTAAACCTGTATGGAAACCTTACAGGGGAAGTTATGCAGACTTTAGCCCCATTGGGTATACTTGACAAAAAAACTAACAACCTGTATAATGGCAATAGGTTGCGAGATGGAATGCCAATTAGCGCGTTTTATATTTTGAGTGATTGCGCCTGGGTGCTGTTTTCAGCCTCAGGTGATTTTGTTTTCTAAACGACTAATATTTTATAACAATAAAAGGAGGAACGACATTTGAAAAAATTTTTAGCACTTGGTTTTATTCTTATTATGGTTATGGCTCTTGCCGCTTGCGGTGGGGGAGATGCTGAAGTTGAAAAAGAAGGTGCAGCTGAGGTCGAAACGGAGGAAGCCGTATTTGAAGGCCCTTTGAAGTTGGCGGATTGCGGTTGGGACAGCAATAAGTTTCATAACTCTGTTGCGGGGTATATAATCGAAAACGGTTTCGGAGTGGAAACGGAAATTGTCCCCGGATCTTCAGCAGCTGTGTGGCTTGGACTCGGTGAAGGTGATGTCGATGTTCTTATGGAGACATGGTCCGATAGTCTTGTTGGATATGATGAAGATATTGCTTCGGGAAAAATTCTTGAAATTGGAACTAATATGGACGACAACATTCAGGGTTTTTATGTTCCGACATATGTAATTGAAGGGGATGCCGAAAGAGGGATAGAGCCAATGGCTCCCGATTTGAAAACAGTAGAGGATCTAAAGAAGTATAAGGACATATTCGTCGATGAAGAGGAACCCGACATGGGAAGAATTTATAACTCTCCTCCCGGCTGGGAAGTTTCAATGCTAATTGAAGATAAATTTGAATCGTATGGTTTGGGAGAAACGTATAATCTGTTTAGCCCGGGATTGGGAGCATCATTAGCAGCTTCAATAGTTGCAAATTATGAAAAAGGTGAACCGTGGGTAGGTTATTATTGGGAGCCTGCATGGATTACCGGAGGATATGATTTGACATTGCTAGATGAAGGCGAATATTCCGATGAGCTTTGGGAAAATGGCAGAATGTGCAATTTCAAACCGGTTTATATAACGGTTACAGTGCAAAAGGAATTGCCGGGATTGATTCCGGATGTAACCGATTTCCTTAGCAAGTACAATCTTTCAAGCAGTCAAACAGCAGAAGCATTGGCTTACATGAACAACAACGAGGCATCTGCAGATGAAGCGGCTTTGTGGTTTCTAAATGAGCATGAGGAAGTATGGACAGAGTGGTTAGACGATGCTATGGTTCAAAAGATCAAAGATACCCTTTAACATCTAAAAGACATTTTTATTATTGATATATAATAATTATTTGATATGTATGTATAGTCTATTGGCACTTTTCGCAATATTGGGGATGGTGTCAATAGTATTGTAATAAAATAAATGAGGTGAAGTGTATGGCTTTTCCAGATGTATTCAATACGCATTTCGGGAAATATGTCGAAGATTTTATTATGTGGCTGACAATAAATTACGATTTCTTTTTTGATGGAATCAAGGCAGGCATTTTGAAGTTTATGATATTTATTAACAAAGGGCTTATGTTAATACCGTGGTTTGTCGTCATAGCCTTGATTTTTTGGGCGGCGTGGAAGTTGATTGATTTAAAATCCGGAATCATATTTAGCATAATGCTATTTTTAATTGGGTCGTTCGATTATTGGGAACCAATGATGACGACATTGGCAATAGTGCTGACGTCTGTAATAATTTCACTGTTGATAGGTATTCCGGTAGGCATTTTTATATCCTATAAAAAAAGAGCAGAAAAAATTGCAATGCCCATACTCGATGCCATGCAGACCATGCCGAGCTTCGTGTATTTACTTCCGGCAATAATGTTCTTCGGTCTTGGTCTTGTTCCGGCTGTTTTTGCCACAACGATTTATGCATTGCCGCCGGTTATTAGATTGACAAATCTGGCAATACACTCGGTTTCAAAGGAAATGGTTGAGGCTTCCAATTCGTTTGGCGCTTCAAAATGGCAGACGCTAATGAAGGTTGAAATACCACAGGCTATGCCTACTATAATGGCGGGCATAAATCAGACGACAATGATGGCAATGGCAATGGTTGTTATTTCATCCATGATCGGTGCAAGAGGATTAGGGCTAAGCGTACTTACATCAATCAATCGAATTGACATAGCCATGGGTGTCGAGGCCGGAACGTGTGTTGTATTTATGGCCATAATAATCGACAGGTTGACCCAGGCTTTTGCAGACAGGTATAAATATGAATAACGGGGGTGGGAAAGTGGAACCCAAGATAAAGGTTGAAAATTTAAACAAGGTTTTCGGAAAGAATCCAAAGGAAACATTGAAACTGATTGAGCTTGGAATGGAAAAACAGGAAATACAGAAAAAAACAGGAAATACCGTTGGAATATGCAATGCAAGCTTTGAAATCTATGAAGGCGAAGTGTTTGTCATAATGGGGCTTTCCGGCAGCGGAAAATCAACAATGATACGATGCTTAAATTTATTAAATAAGCCTACTTCCGGCAAAGTCTATATCGATGGAGAAGATATAGTCAAATATGATAAGAAGAAATTGAAAAACCTGAGGCAAAACAAGGTTGCCATGGTCTTTCAGCATTTCGGTCTTTTTAATCATAGGACTGTAGTTCAGAATGTGGAATATGGTTTGGAGGTTAAGAAGGTGCCTAAGATGGATCGTTTTAAAATCGCTATGGATACAATTAAAGCTGTCGGGCTCGAAGGTTATGAGGGAAGCATGATCAGCCAGCTGAGCGGGGGAATGAGGCAAAGAGTGGGATTGGCGAGGGCTTTGGCCAATAATCCTGAAATTCTTCTTATGGATGAACCATTCAGCGCTTTGGATCCACTGATTCGAAGAGAAATGCATGATGAGTTATTGGATATACAAGCGAAATTAAAGAATACAATCGTGTTTATAACCCATGATGTCAACGAAGCCTTCAAACTCGGGGACAGGGTTGCTGTAATGAAAGACGGCAAAATCGTTCAAATTGGCTATCCTGAGGATATTTTAAATAATCCTTCAAATGAATACATTGAGGACTTTGTAAGGGATATTGATCGGACCAAAGTATTTAAAATTAAAAGCATAATGAAAGTCACAAGAAACGCAGGCAAGCTTGGAGATTCGCC from Peptostreptococcaceae bacterium encodes:
- a CDS encoding class I SAM-dependent methyltransferase; the encoded protein is MKERKSEFLFNTIAPIYNLFYEYQKKGFSKMLEIAEKELDLMSFKILLDVGCGTGALCAVLNRKGFLVTGIDPAEKMLNIARKKPENRTVHFVHANILEKLAFDDNSFDLSIASYVAHGMKASDRSLMYAEMQRVTKSKVLIFDYNQKTSLLTTIIEWLEGGDYFNFIRNPESEMKNCVNELRKCFLAVKVVNIGARSALYICTPR
- a CDS encoding nitroreductase, producing the protein MKKAIARRKSERSYNGHPLTEEDEKKLMDYIGEDKNLIGINGNKINIYFVRTIGSNSGRIGTYGVVKKAPGYIAAVCANNQEAMIDCGYVFEKMVLYLETIGVSTCWLGGTFKRSQIKVPVGEGEIIPIISPVGYSAERKTVTDKTFRRFAKSDSRLDFDELFFYGDFGYRIPEGQIRNALECLRLAPSASNKQPWRVLLGEDDTAHFYIERTPNYGTGRLKYDIQMVDMGIALSHYEICKGSVEFFKEQPGLQMLSEYSSYIISVK
- a CDS encoding DUF2202 domain-containing protein; its protein translation is MQATKYQSKNNHRITIGMLIFILLISSIFLMSACNTINEPAEEAGPPVNETTGQEPATSQPVDHNVDMNPDSLTASDKALTLEGYGAKGAIADKNLSVYDMLMYAVEDEYLAHGEYSAIINKFGSQKPYENIILAEETHLAYLKEIYFSYDLEFPNDSSADHVVIPTDLLEAAKTGVQAEIDNIAMYELFLTYDLPENVYEVFSALKSGSDSHLLSFQKQVERLSK
- a CDS encoding OsmC family protein, whose translation is MIAIVIIVYKDDLIYYEINTNVKTDNIRILGGKVMNLKKTDIYFENTFTGKLVVPNGEIPIGSSAGTVGPYDMLIGALAGCLYSTFLDVVEKKKGFFDTAEFHIDWEKRTEIPKTLKMVKITLIIKGAEEKDKPGMEKAAELAAKYCSIYQTISCVADMSVEVVFE
- a CDS encoding redoxin domain-containing protein, which codes for MPKEFKAGCQRPEIKTPMVQAAAEEIQTHKKEEIHMVKVGKPAPDFTAPAYYQGKFVTVDLSEYRGKWVVLCFYPGDFTFV
- a CDS encoding redoxin domain-containing protein; translated protein: MWNDNELSKMIDKDIPFPMISDAGGKIGTMYGIYDEDSGVEARGRFLIDPDGIVQAFEVLTPPVGRNVSETIRQVQAFQLVRASKGTEATPSGWKPGKKVLKPNPDLVGNVWKEWKVSEAFDD
- a CDS encoding ABC transporter substrate-binding protein; the protein is MKKFLALGFILIMVMALAACGGGDAEVEKEGAAEVETEEAVFEGPLKLADCGWDSNKFHNSVAGYIIENGFGVETEIVPGSSAAVWLGLGEGDVDVLMETWSDSLVGYDEDIASGKILEIGTNMDDNIQGFYVPTYVIEGDAERGIEPMAPDLKTVEDLKKYKDIFVDEEEPDMGRIYNSPPGWEVSMLIEDKFESYGLGETYNLFSPGLGASLAASIVANYEKGEPWVGYYWEPAWITGGYDLTLLDEGEYSDELWENGRMCNFKPVYITVTVQKELPGLIPDVTDFLSKYNLSSSQTAEALAYMNNNEASADEAALWFLNEHEEVWTEWLDDAMVQKIKDTL
- a CDS encoding proline/glycine betaine ABC transporter permease, producing MAFPDVFNTHFGKYVEDFIMWLTINYDFFFDGIKAGILKFMIFINKGLMLIPWFVVIALIFWAAWKLIDLKSGIIFSIMLFLIGSFDYWEPMMTTLAIVLTSVIISLLIGIPVGIFISYKKRAEKIAMPILDAMQTMPSFVYLLPAIMFFGLGLVPAVFATTIYALPPVIRLTNLAIHSVSKEMVEASNSFGASKWQTLMKVEIPQAMPTIMAGINQTTMMAMAMVVISSMIGARGLGLSVLTSINRIDIAMGVEAGTCVVFMAIIIDRLTQAFADRYKYE
- a CDS encoding glycine betaine/L-proline ABC transporter ATP-binding protein, with the protein product MNNGGGKVEPKIKVENLNKVFGKNPKETLKLIELGMEKQEIQKKTGNTVGICNASFEIYEGEVFVIMGLSGSGKSTMIRCLNLLNKPTSGKVYIDGEDIVKYDKKKLKNLRQNKVAMVFQHFGLFNHRTVVQNVEYGLEVKKVPKMDRFKIAMDTIKAVGLEGYEGSMISQLSGGMRQRVGLARALANNPEILLMDEPFSALDPLIRREMHDELLDIQAKLKNTIVFITHDVNEAFKLGDRVAVMKDGKIVQIGYPEDILNNPSNEYIEDFVRDIDRTKVFKIKSIMKVTRNAGKLGDSPKLIIKQMSDADVEMVYIVDKNRSPVGIVTVDDCIKAVETGKMLKDILKTDYLVVSPEDYIGDVFNKSIESLYPLAVVDDEKRLVGILSKGRLMAAMAT